A genomic region of Oryza glaberrima chromosome 1, OglaRS2, whole genome shotgun sequence contains the following coding sequences:
- the LOC127770276 gene encoding ABC transporter B family member 20-like gives MPESWRDAEANASAAAPPSSASVAAADSSLGNGKGGGGAAARGERAASAASASAWVPFHFHKLFAFADKTDVALGTLGAVANGIALPFMTVLFGNLIDAVNRVSMVSLEFIYLAIASSVASFVQVTCWMIPGERQAARIRNLCLKTILRQEIAFFVKYTNTGEVVGRMSGDTMLIQDAMAAATAARHPSSSPQPPPPRAASPSASASCPSTSSSRGSGLHQQPPRRRAPAGTASSSSTTSSRGARRTSRTTSPTRGSSSSAGNEPHPLPARPRKPRPSGPRIRLCLLCLAVVGGRLLIPHHRRVRFTRCRP, from the exons ATGCCGGAGTCTTGGAGAGACGCGGAGGCGAACGCCTcagcggccgcgccgccgtcgtcggcctccgtcgccgcggcggactCGAGCCTGGGGAATGGcaagggcggtggcggcgccgcggcaAGGGGAGAGCGCGCGGCGTCAgcggcgtcggcatcggcgtGGGTGCCGTTCCACTTCCACAAGCTGTTCGCGTTCGCGGACAAGACGGACGTGGCGCTGGGGACGCTGGGCGCGGTGGCGAACGGCATCGCGCTGCCGTTCATGACGGTGCTCTTCGGCAACCTCATCGACGCCGTCAACCGGGTGTCCATGGTCTCCCTCGAGTTCATCTACCTCGCCatcgcctcctccgtcgcctccTTCGTCC AGGTGACATGCTGGATGATCCCCGGAgagcggcaggcggcgaggATACGGAACCTGTGCCTCAAGACCATCCTGAGGCAGGAGATCGCCTTCTTCGTCAAGTACACCAAcaccggcgaggtcgtcggcaGGATGTCCGGCGACACCATGCTCATACAggacgccatggcggcggcgacggcggcgcgtcatccgtcgtcgtctccgcagccgccgccgccgcgcgccgcctccccgtcGGCGTCCGCAAGCTGCCCCTCCACGTCGTCGTCACGGGGGAGCGGGCTTCATCAGCAGCCACCTCGTCGACGAGCTCCCGCGGGGACAGCGTCATCATCGTCGACAACCTCTTCACGGGGCGCAAGGAGAACTTCGCGCACCACCTCGCCGACCCGCGGTTCGAGCTCATCCGCGGGCAACGAACCTCATCCCCTGCCGGCGAGGCCGCGCAAGCCGAGGCCGTCGGGGCCTCGCAtccgcctctgcctcctctGCCTCGCGGTCGTTggcggccgcctcctcatcccccaccaccgccgtgtCCGCTTCACCCGCTGCcgcccgtga
- the LOC127755203 gene encoding mitochondrial uncoupling protein 2-like isoform X1: MASSFAAVFFSSAFAACFAEVCTIPLDTAKVRLQLQKKAALATGGGGGTTGGMLGTIMCIAREEGVAALWNGIIPGLHRQCVYGGLRIALYEPVKAFFIRDGDTVAGGVSLFAKILAALMTGVIAIVVANPTDLVKVRLQADGKATTVKRHYSGALNAYATIIRQVAATIHGIGALWTGLGPNIARNAIINATELASYDQLKQMFLKLPGFTDNVFTHLLAGLGAGFFAVCIGSPVDVVKSRMMGDATYKSTLDCFAKTLKNDGLPAFYKGFIANFCRIGSWNVIMFLTLEQVRRSIL, translated from the exons ATGGcttcctccttcgccgccgtcttcttcaGCAGCGCCTTCGCTGCCTGCTTCGCTGAG GTGTGCACCATTCCTCTCGACACAGCCAAAGTGCGGCTTCAGCTGCAAAAGAAAGCAGCCCTAGCtacaggcggaggaggagggaccaCTGGAGGAATGCTGGGCACAATAATGTGCATCGCAAGGGAGGAAGGGGTGGCCGCGCTTTGGAACGGCATCATCCCTGGCCTTCACCGCCAGTGCGTCTATGGCGGACTCCGCATCGCCTTGTATGAGCCT GTGAAAGCCTTCTTTATCCGAGACGGAGATACTGTTGCTGGTGGTGTCAGTTTATTTGCTAAGATCCTTGCTGCTCTTATGACAG GTGTCATAGCAATTGTTGTGGCAAATCCAACTGATCTTGTCAAAGTGAGATTGCAAGCTGATGGAAAGGCCACCACTGTCAAGAGGCACTATTCTGGAGCCCTCAATGCGTATGCTACCATAATCAGACAGGTTGCTGCTACAATTCATG GTATTGGAGCTTTGTGGACTGGCCTCGGTCCAAACATAGCACGCAATGCTATAATTAATGCTACCGAGTTGGCCAGCTACGACCAACTCAAACAG ATGTTTCTAAAACTTCCTGGGTTTACTGATAACGTTTTTACCCATCTTTTAGCTGGACTTGGTGCTGGATTTTTTGCTGTTTGCATTGGCTCTCCAGTGGATGTG GTGAAATCAAGAATGATGGGTGACGCAACGTACAAGAGTACACTAGACTGTTTTGCAAAGACATTAAAGAATGAT GGACTTCCTGCTTTTTATAAAGGGTTCATTGCAAACTTTTGCCGCATTGGGTCATGGAATGTGATAATGTTTTTAACACTGGAGCAG GTAAGAAGATCAATTCTGTAA
- the LOC127755203 gene encoding mitochondrial uncoupling protein 2-like isoform X3: MASSFAAVFFSSAFAACFAEVCTIPLDTAKVRLQLQKKAALATGGGGGTTGGMLGTIMCIAREEGVAALWNGIIPGLHRQCVYGGLRIALYEPVKAFFIRDGDTVAGGVSLFAKILAALMTGVIAIVVANPTDLVKVRLQADGKATTVKRHYSGALNAYATIIRQEGIGALWTGLGPNIARNAIINATELASYDQLKQLDLVLDFLLFALALQWMW; the protein is encoded by the exons ATGGcttcctccttcgccgccgtcttcttcaGCAGCGCCTTCGCTGCCTGCTTCGCTGAG GTGTGCACCATTCCTCTCGACACAGCCAAAGTGCGGCTTCAGCTGCAAAAGAAAGCAGCCCTAGCtacaggcggaggaggagggaccaCTGGAGGAATGCTGGGCACAATAATGTGCATCGCAAGGGAGGAAGGGGTGGCCGCGCTTTGGAACGGCATCATCCCTGGCCTTCACCGCCAGTGCGTCTATGGCGGACTCCGCATCGCCTTGTATGAGCCT GTGAAAGCCTTCTTTATCCGAGACGGAGATACTGTTGCTGGTGGTGTCAGTTTATTTGCTAAGATCCTTGCTGCTCTTATGACAG GTGTCATAGCAATTGTTGTGGCAAATCCAACTGATCTTGTCAAAGTGAGATTGCAAGCTGATGGAAAGGCCACCACTGTCAAGAGGCACTATTCTGGAGCCCTCAATGCGTATGCTACCATAATCAGACAG GAAGGTATTGGAGCTTTGTGGACTGGCCTCGGTCCAAACATAGCACGCAATGCTATAATTAATGCTACCGAGTTGGCCAGCTACGACCAACTCAAACAG CTGGACTTGGTGCTGGATTTTTTGCTGTTTGCATTGGCTCTCCAGTGGATGTG GTGA
- the LOC127755203 gene encoding mitochondrial uncoupling protein 2-like isoform X2, giving the protein MASSFAAVFFSSAFAACFAEVCTIPLDTAKVRLQLQKKAALATGGGGGTTGGMLGTIMCIAREEGVAALWNGIIPGLHRQCVYGGLRIALYEPVKAFFIRDGDTVAGGVSLFAKILAALMTGVIAIVVANPTDLVKVRLQADGKATTVKRHYSGALNAYATIIRQEGIGALWTGLGPNIARNAIINATELASYDQLKQMFLKLPGFTDNVFTHLLAGLGAGFFAVCIGSPVDVVKSRMMGDATYKSTLDCFAKTLKNDGLPAFYKGFIANFCRIGSWNVIMFLTLEQVRRSIL; this is encoded by the exons ATGGcttcctccttcgccgccgtcttcttcaGCAGCGCCTTCGCTGCCTGCTTCGCTGAG GTGTGCACCATTCCTCTCGACACAGCCAAAGTGCGGCTTCAGCTGCAAAAGAAAGCAGCCCTAGCtacaggcggaggaggagggaccaCTGGAGGAATGCTGGGCACAATAATGTGCATCGCAAGGGAGGAAGGGGTGGCCGCGCTTTGGAACGGCATCATCCCTGGCCTTCACCGCCAGTGCGTCTATGGCGGACTCCGCATCGCCTTGTATGAGCCT GTGAAAGCCTTCTTTATCCGAGACGGAGATACTGTTGCTGGTGGTGTCAGTTTATTTGCTAAGATCCTTGCTGCTCTTATGACAG GTGTCATAGCAATTGTTGTGGCAAATCCAACTGATCTTGTCAAAGTGAGATTGCAAGCTGATGGAAAGGCCACCACTGTCAAGAGGCACTATTCTGGAGCCCTCAATGCGTATGCTACCATAATCAGACAG GAAGGTATTGGAGCTTTGTGGACTGGCCTCGGTCCAAACATAGCACGCAATGCTATAATTAATGCTACCGAGTTGGCCAGCTACGACCAACTCAAACAG ATGTTTCTAAAACTTCCTGGGTTTACTGATAACGTTTTTACCCATCTTTTAGCTGGACTTGGTGCTGGATTTTTTGCTGTTTGCATTGGCTCTCCAGTGGATGTG GTGAAATCAAGAATGATGGGTGACGCAACGTACAAGAGTACACTAGACTGTTTTGCAAAGACATTAAAGAATGAT GGACTTCCTGCTTTTTATAAAGGGTTCATTGCAAACTTTTGCCGCATTGGGTCATGGAATGTGATAATGTTTTTAACACTGGAGCAG GTAAGAAGATCAATTCTGTAA